The following nucleotide sequence is from Escherichia coli.
GAAAATCTCTTTTCTGGTCTGACGGCGCTTACTGCTGAATTCACTGTCGGCGAAGGTAAGTTGATGACTCATGATGAACCCTGTTCCATGGCTCCAGATGACAAACATGATCTCATATCAGGGACTTGTTCGCACCTTCCCTAAATCTGATAGTCGGTCTACAGATAGATCAATCTGGCGTTCAGATTATTCTTACTTTCTTGTATCATCCGACCACTGCAACCAATCAGGCAGAAATTTACTGCGCTCCAAAAAGAAGAACGGTTATGTCAGCGATGGATTTCAAGAAAAACACGGACCTCGATTTTCCCCGTTATGCCACTCCGGCGGTAAGCACCAAAGAGATAGATCTCCTGGGGTTGTTAGACGTACTTCTGGCAGCCAAAAAACGTATTGTGACGATCGTCCTGGCGTTCGCCGTAGTAGGGTTGGCCATTGCGTTTTTAATCCCGCAAAAATGGACCAGTAAAGCCGTGATCACGCCGGCCGAGCAGACGCAGTGGAACACGCTGCGCCAGATGATGGTGACGCTGCAGGTGCTGGACGTCGACGCGAAGGTGAGCCGTGGAGACGTGTTTAACCTGTTCATCAAAAAGTTTCAGTCGCAGTCGCTGCTCGAAGAGTACATGAAAACCTCCCCGTACGTGATGTCTCAGCTGGAAGGCACCGAGGTAGACCCGCTGGAGCTGCATCGCGCGGTGGTGAATATTGCTGAGAAAATGAAAGCGACAGATAACACGCAGGTTAAAGACGCAGACAAAGCGCCGTATACCTCATGGACGCTGAGCTTTACCGCCCCGACGGCGGGAGACGCGCAGACGGTTCTGGAAGGTTACATCAACTATATCTCCCGCATTGTTGAGCAGGAGACGATGGAAAATATCCGTAACCAGATCACGCTGAAAACGAAAGTCGTTCAGCAGCAGCTGGAGCTGGATCGCGTGCGTCTGACCAATATCCACAACACCAACCTGCAGCGCCTCAACTATTCGCTGGAAGTGGCGAACGCGGCAGGCATTAAGAAGCCGGTTTACAGCAACGGACAGGCGGTAAAAGACGATCCTGACTACTCCGTGGCGCTGGGTGCTGACGGTATTGCGCAAAAGCTGCAGATTGAAAAGAATCTGAAGGACGTGGCCGAGCTGAATGCGGATTTCCAGAACCGTGAATACTATCTGACTCAGTTGCAAAAACTGTCCGTGGAAGACGTGAAGCTTGAACCCTTCAGGTATCAGCTTTCACCGTCACTGCCGGTGAAAAAAGACGGTCCGGGCAAAGCCCTGATTGTGCTGCTGGCAGGGATTCTGGGCGGCCTGTTTGCCTGCGGCAGCGTGCTGCTGCGTGAGGCAATGCTCTCGCGTAATCCGTTGCCAGAGCCGATAACGGCCGTAACGCCAGCAACAGAGTAACGACGATATTAAAAAGGCGCTGATTCAGCGCCTTTTTTTATTTCAGGAAATCGTCGCGCACCGG
It contains:
- the wzz(fepE) gene encoding LPS O-antigen length regulator Wzz(fepE); amino-acid sequence: MSAMDFKKNTDLDFPRYATPAVSTKEIDLLGLLDVLLAAKKRIVTIVLAFAVVGLAIAFLIPQKWTSKAVITPAEQTQWNTLRQMMVTLQVLDVDAKVSRGDVFNLFIKKFQSQSLLEEYMKTSPYVMSQLEGTEVDPLELHRAVVNIAEKMKATDNTQVKDADKAPYTSWTLSFTAPTAGDAQTVLEGYINYISRIVEQETMENIRNQITLKTKVVQQQLELDRVRLTNIHNTNLQRLNYSLEVANAAGIKKPVYSNGQAVKDDPDYSVALGADGIAQKLQIEKNLKDVAELNADFQNREYYLTQLQKLSVEDVKLEPFRYQLSPSLPVKKDGPGKALIVLLAGILGGLFACGSVLLREAMLSRNPLPEPITAVTPATE